From the genome of Asterias amurensis chromosome 17, ASM3211899v1, one region includes:
- the LOC139949574 gene encoding tribbles homolog 2-like has translation MNIQRSLPIPIENDRRSGRRKAFSHFDTPPDLSNSFTSSLSPNLSAPTPPNFVPKEPHVVSKIGSYLLTEETELNVFHALDAVTHEESKCKVVDSKKYAEEFAANFKLEPHDNVAPIHEVLLGEEKAYVFFPRNHGDMHQYVRSKRKLNEEEASRLFYQMVLGVAHCHDSGVVLRDLKLRKFVFKNCQRTRVMLEGLADAFVIDDSDGDLLCDKHGCPAYVSPEILNTDPCYSGKCADVWSLGVILYTILIGRYPFHDKEPSSLFGKIRRGKFTIPESVSSQAKCLLRSIMRVDPAERLTADEILHHPWFRQGTLPVGSYTDSSKTSDQTVPDFFIPESEDSFFV, from the exons ATGAACATTCAACGCTCTCTTCCCATTCCGATCGAGAATGATCGGAGGAGCGGCCGGAGAAAAGCTTTCTCGCATTTTGACACACCACCCGATCTATCGAACTCTTTCACGAGCAGTTTAAGCCCGAATTTATCGGCACCTACCCCACCGAACTTTGTCCCGAAGGAGCCCCATGTGGTCTCCAAGATCGGGAGTTATCTCCTTACGGAGGAAACCGAGTTGAATGTGTTCCACGCGCTGGACGCTGTCACACATGAAGAATCTAAGTGCAAG GTTGTTGATTCTAAGAAATATGCCGAAGAATTTGCTGCAAATTTCAAATTGGAGCCGCACGACAACGTAGCCCCAATTCACGAAGTACTTCTCGGAGAGGAGAAAGCGTACGTCTTCTTTCCCCGTAACCATGGCGACATGCATCAGTACGTACGAAGCAAGAGAAAGCTCAACGAAGAGGAAGCAAGTCGGCTGTTTTATCAGATGGTCTTGGGCGTCGCTCACTGTCATGACAGCGGAGTTGTACTCCGCGACCTGAAACTGCGCAAGTTTGTCTTCAAAAATTGTCAAAG AACTAGGGTTATGCTGGAAGGCCTGGCTGATGCCTTTGTTATCGACGACAGCGACGGAGACCTCCTGTGCGATAAACATGGCTGCCCCGCCTATGTTAGTCCGGAGATCCTCAACACAGATCCGTGCTACTCGGGCAAGTGTGCTGACGTCTGGAGTCTGGGCGTGATACTATACACTATCCTCATTGGCCGATATCCTTTCCATGATAAGGAGCCGAGCTCGCTCTTCGGAAAAATCCGACGCGGGAAGTTCACTATACCAGAGTCCGTCTCGTCGCAGGCAAAGTGTCTGCTGCGTAGCATCATGCGGGTTGATCCCGCAGAGCGACTCACGGCGGACGAAATCCTCCACCATCCGTGGTTCCGGCAGGGCACCCTACCGGTCGGTTCTTACACTGATTCGAGTAAAACATCCGACCAAACTGTACCCGATTTCTTTATTCCAGAAAGCGAAGACTCTTTCTTTGTATAG